In a single window of the Pseudodesulfovibrio profundus genome:
- a CDS encoding CPBP family glutamic-type intramembrane protease: protein MTTPVRTSSLAPILWFLTITFGVTYTVEFSLINSGIRFDANTIQTAPALWLLAVMWIPGLAALFTTIFVEKRPVSELREALLLRMGSIGPYLLFIFLAPIIFAAMYGLSWALGLTEPDLTMAALSRATGSTEQITTDTVLYLMLPMSIFIGPFINLAFGLGEELGWRGFLLPRLMPLGKIPAYLLLGVLWGLWHAPLIHVGFNYPGHPMAGIAMMCLLSATFGIFLNEMSLHYRSVFLAAFIHGAVNAQGYGIWSWVFPGIDPILGGSMGLTGAFVWLLTGAATMFILSRLRREQ from the coding sequence ATGACAACACCTGTACGCACTTCCAGTCTCGCTCCCATCCTGTGGTTTCTGACCATTACGTTTGGCGTCACGTACACCGTTGAATTCAGCCTGATCAACTCCGGCATACGGTTTGATGCGAACACCATACAGACAGCTCCCGCACTCTGGCTACTGGCTGTCATGTGGATTCCGGGTCTGGCAGCCCTCTTCACAACCATTTTCGTGGAAAAGCGCCCTGTATCGGAGTTGCGAGAAGCCCTCCTGCTGCGCATGGGATCCATCGGCCCGTACCTGCTGTTCATCTTCCTGGCACCAATCATTTTTGCCGCCATGTACGGCTTGAGCTGGGCATTGGGGTTGACCGAACCCGACCTGACCATGGCCGCCCTGAGCCGAGCCACCGGCTCCACGGAACAAATCACCACCGACACGGTCCTGTACCTGATGCTGCCCATGTCGATTTTCATTGGACCGTTCATCAACCTGGCTTTCGGCCTGGGCGAAGAACTGGGATGGCGCGGTTTTCTGCTGCCGCGCCTGATGCCGCTGGGCAAAATACCGGCCTACCTGCTGCTGGGAGTTCTTTGGGGATTGTGGCACGCACCGCTTATCCATGTCGGGTTCAACTATCCGGGTCATCCCATGGCCGGAATCGCCATGATGTGCCTGTTATCCGCGACCTTTGGCATATTCCTGAACGAAATGTCGCTCCACTACCGCTCGGTCTTTCTGGCCGCATTCATTCATGGAGCGGTCAACGCCCAGGGCTATGGTATCTGGTCGTGGGTCTTCCCCGGTATTGATCCGATACTTGGCGGCAGCATGGGATTGACGGGGGCGTTTGTCTGGCTGCTGACAGGAGCCGCGACCATGTTCATCCTTTCCCGACTCCGCAGAGAACAATAA
- a CDS encoding class II aldolase/adducin family protein, producing the protein MKQLCDKYAAKMVKQGLTAPGEPIIGGLDAELVWNRDDARCEILESVFRELPINSLVFAKPAAPYATIIDFLATRYPETIRPQDTETRTFLHDVPVCETFSAPAIIDALKKRKAVIIPGEGIVSFGTVTPEQGFVFYSSTVFACFVLFFSEYMAAARRGTIDEAYKAVFKQVVRQLPAPRTELPNLQSAPLPDEEAILGAMAEAGRAVVGYGLVDSFFGNISYRDNDIVYISQTGSSLDELEGCIDPCRMDKSTTHGLTASSELSAHEDVYRRADVRCILHGHPKFSVIMSMDCDKPDCELRGKCHVLCNECRTMEGIPIVPGEVGTGPTGLCNTLPPAVAASGAAIVHGHGVFVSGESDFNEAFARLLSIENQSRERYFCLLKELGTLP; encoded by the coding sequence ATGAAACAACTGTGCGATAAATACGCGGCAAAAATGGTCAAGCAGGGACTGACCGCTCCGGGCGAACCGATCATCGGCGGGCTGGATGCCGAACTTGTCTGGAACCGCGATGATGCCCGTTGCGAAATACTGGAATCGGTTTTTCGAGAACTGCCCATCAATTCGCTGGTCTTTGCCAAACCCGCCGCCCCGTACGCAACCATCATTGACTTTCTTGCCACGAGGTACCCGGAGACAATCCGGCCTCAAGACACCGAGACCCGAACCTTTCTGCATGATGTTCCGGTTTGCGAGACCTTCTCTGCCCCGGCGATCATCGATGCACTCAAAAAGCGCAAAGCAGTGATCATTCCCGGGGAAGGTATTGTCTCCTTTGGTACGGTGACGCCCGAACAGGGGTTCGTATTCTATTCTTCCACAGTCTTTGCCTGCTTCGTCCTCTTTTTTTCTGAATACATGGCAGCGGCCCGGCGTGGAACAATCGACGAAGCCTACAAAGCCGTTTTCAAACAAGTGGTTCGGCAACTCCCGGCTCCACGGACCGAACTCCCCAATCTGCAATCAGCCCCCCTTCCTGACGAGGAAGCCATCCTCGGTGCGATGGCCGAAGCAGGACGGGCCGTTGTCGGTTACGGCCTGGTGGATTCCTTTTTCGGCAACATATCCTACCGCGACAACGACATTGTCTACATCAGTCAGACCGGTAGTTCCCTTGATGAGTTGGAAGGATGTATCGATCCCTGTCGAATGGACAAGAGCACGACCCACGGCCTGACTGCTTCGTCAGAGCTTTCAGCCCACGAAGACGTGTACCGGCGAGCAGACGTCCGCTGCATACTGCACGGGCACCCCAAATTTTCCGTCATCATGTCTATGGATTGCGATAAGCCAGACTGCGAACTGCGCGGCAAGTGTCATGTCTTGTGCAACGAGTGCCGAACCATGGAAGGCATCCCCATTGTTCCGGGTGAAGTGGGTACCGGCCCCACCGGGCTGTGCAACACCCTGCCGCCCGCCGTTGCTGCCAGCGGAGCGGCCATTGTTCACGGGCACGGCGTGTTCGTTTCCGGCGAGTCGGATTTCAACGAGGCGTTCGCCAGACTACTCTCTATTGAAAACCAAAGTCGTGAGCGCTACTTCTGCCTGCTAAAGGAACTTGGCACTCTTCCATAA
- a CDS encoding aldehyde ferredoxin oxidoreductase family protein — MTRPTCGWTGKVLHIDLTTRETVVQYPARAIYEQFIGGKGMAGYYLRPFCTRETMDPDLPLLIFTGPLTGTIAPTSGRSTIMSRSPLTGAICDSSVGGKLGTQLKRAGWDGIVITGLSDTPCGIEIDDETIRIVTTDLWGATCDTVFDALDRNGNAVATIGPAAENGARISAVMVDRHHAAGRGGLGLVWAQKNLKYLTVKGTGKVAVQDQAALKEAREEIFRLTAASPVVLGQNGFSCWGTGAIYDLMDSRRMMPTNNFRDTQFKDAPQLNAAAYQKAYSPRKHGCKGCHILCKKIASDGRTMPEFETMSHFTALIGNTDMDLVMEANDLCNRYGLDTISAGATLACYREITGKDFTPASLRQALQDMAEGGYLGNGSLDFAQSCSQQELSMSVKGMELPAYDPRGAYGMSLAYALSTRGGCHLRAYPISHEVLRKPVATDRFSFSGKARIVKLAEDQNAVVDSLTACKFTFLAASLEEYAKAYTAVTGVATTGHDLLAVGERIYYNERIMNAANDFDSCEDDLPPRFFNEPGTSGGGIEIPPIDRAAFLEARSSYYKVRGLDEYGRPTPETAKRLDLELEQ, encoded by the coding sequence ATGACTCGACCCACTTGCGGCTGGACCGGAAAGGTCCTGCATATCGACCTCACCACTCGCGAAACCGTGGTCCAATATCCTGCCCGCGCCATCTATGAACAATTCATCGGAGGCAAGGGAATGGCAGGGTATTATCTTCGCCCGTTCTGCACCCGCGAGACAATGGACCCGGACCTCCCATTACTCATTTTCACCGGGCCGCTCACCGGCACCATTGCTCCGACGTCGGGCCGCAGCACCATCATGTCGCGCTCTCCCTTGACCGGGGCAATCTGCGACTCATCCGTGGGCGGCAAGCTCGGAACCCAGCTCAAGCGAGCCGGATGGGACGGCATTGTCATCACCGGCCTAAGCGACACACCGTGCGGCATCGAGATCGACGATGAAACCATCCGCATCGTGACAACCGATCTATGGGGGGCAACCTGCGACACGGTTTTCGACGCCCTTGACCGAAACGGGAACGCTGTGGCGACCATCGGGCCTGCAGCCGAAAACGGAGCACGCATCAGCGCGGTGATGGTCGATCGCCACCACGCTGCCGGCCGGGGCGGACTGGGGCTCGTTTGGGCGCAAAAAAATCTGAAATACCTGACGGTGAAAGGGACCGGCAAGGTAGCGGTACAGGATCAGGCCGCACTCAAGGAAGCGCGCGAGGAAATCTTTCGACTGACTGCAGCCTCGCCGGTCGTGCTGGGGCAAAACGGATTTTCCTGCTGGGGAACCGGGGCCATATACGACCTCATGGACTCCCGCCGCATGATGCCCACCAACAACTTTCGCGACACGCAGTTCAAGGATGCCCCGCAACTCAATGCCGCCGCCTACCAAAAGGCATACTCGCCTCGAAAGCACGGCTGCAAGGGGTGTCACATTCTCTGCAAAAAGATTGCAAGTGATGGGCGGACCATGCCTGAGTTTGAAACCATGTCCCACTTCACGGCCCTTATCGGCAACACCGACATGGACCTCGTCATGGAGGCCAACGACCTGTGCAATCGATACGGGCTGGATACCATCTCTGCCGGAGCCACCCTCGCCTGCTATCGTGAGATAACCGGCAAGGACTTCACTCCGGCCAGTCTCAGGCAGGCCCTCCAGGATATGGCCGAAGGCGGTTACCTTGGCAACGGTTCACTGGACTTTGCCCAGTCCTGTTCCCAGCAGGAACTCTCCATGTCCGTCAAAGGCATGGAACTCCCGGCCTATGATCCACGCGGTGCATACGGCATGTCGCTGGCCTATGCCCTGTCCACCCGTGGCGGCTGTCATCTGCGCGCCTACCCCATCAGCCATGAGGTGTTGCGCAAGCCGGTGGCCACCGACCGTTTCTCATTCAGCGGCAAAGCTCGCATCGTCAAACTGGCTGAAGATCAGAACGCCGTGGTTGATTCGCTGACAGCGTGCAAATTCACCTTTCTCGCAGCCAGCCTCGAAGAGTATGCCAAGGCGTACACGGCAGTCACCGGTGTCGCGACCACCGGCCACGACCTCCTCGCCGTGGGCGAACGCATCTATTACAATGAACGCATCATGAACGCGGCCAATGATTTTGACAGTTGCGAAGACGACCTGCCGCCCCGCTTTTTCAATGAGCCCGGCACCTCGGGCGGTGGTATTGAAATACCCCCTATTGATAGGGCTGCCTTTCTGGAGGCTCGAAGCAGCTACTACAAGGTGCGCGGCCTTGATGAGTACGGACGCCCAACACCGGAAACGGCCAAGCGCCTCGATTTGGAGCTTGAGCAATGA
- a CDS encoding tetratricopeptide repeat protein produces the protein MAKKIDKSRRNFLFGAVRRIKNEKPEGPAASTDEAIDTIKEANALYVDEQWEEARAKYKECIDCDKNDADVRYRCGVCLYKVGKYRQAKLEFERTLRIQREYKDALLYLGLTMVRLEKPEKAVALWKQYFNPQAIGVQRELNLQIGMMEEGMVDSPAEIAEAVETAISEAGDGVA, from the coding sequence ATGGCCAAAAAAATAGATAAATCCCGACGCAATTTCCTGTTTGGTGCTGTTCGCCGTATCAAGAATGAAAAGCCTGAAGGACCGGCTGCATCCACTGACGAAGCCATTGATACCATCAAGGAAGCCAATGCGCTGTATGTGGACGAGCAATGGGAAGAGGCTCGGGCCAAATATAAAGAGTGCATTGATTGCGACAAGAACGATGCCGATGTGCGTTATCGCTGTGGCGTCTGCCTGTACAAGGTCGGTAAATACCGTCAGGCAAAGCTTGAATTTGAGCGGACCCTGCGTATCCAGCGAGAGTACAAGGACGCGCTGCTCTATCTTGGTCTGACCATGGTGCGGTTGGAAAAGCCGGAAAAAGCGGTCGCCCTCTGGAAACAGTATTTCAATCCCCAGGCCATCGGCGTTCAACGTGAACTCAATCTTCAGATCGGCATGATGGAAGAGGGCATGGTCGATTCGCCTGCGGAAATAGCCGAGGCTGTTGAGACCGCTATCAGCGAAGCCGGTGACGGAGTGGCCTAG
- a CDS encoding cysteine hydrolase family protein encodes MANRTALIVVDVQNILFETPGCTLFDEQRVVDNIERLISKARSTNTPVIYIQHTTEGEGSEFAEGSHNWEIIERIAPDTSDDIFLKHTYDAFTNVGLKQKLLEIDVDRLVFCGLQTEVCMDTTIRSALAHGFTSILAGDAHSTYDTKALPAEKIIAHHNLTLHRRFCTVMDSEDIAFG; translated from the coding sequence ATGGCTAACCGAACCGCATTGATCGTGGTGGATGTGCAGAACATCCTTTTTGAAACACCGGGGTGCACACTGTTCGACGAGCAGCGTGTCGTGGACAACATAGAGCGCCTTATCAGTAAAGCGCGTTCGACAAATACGCCGGTGATCTACATCCAGCATACAACGGAAGGAGAAGGAAGCGAGTTCGCCGAAGGCTCTCACAACTGGGAGATCATTGAGCGCATAGCTCCGGATACGAGCGACGACATTTTCCTGAAGCACACCTATGATGCGTTCACCAATGTCGGATTGAAGCAGAAATTACTGGAGATTGATGTTGACCGGCTGGTGTTTTGCGGCCTTCAGACCGAGGTGTGCATGGATACGACCATCCGCAGTGCTCTGGCCCATGGTTTCACTTCCATCCTGGCCGGAGATGCGCACAGCACCTATGACACGAAAGCCTTACCCGCAGAAAAGATCATTGCCCATCACAACCTGACTTTGCATCGCCGGTTCTGCACCGTCATGGACAGCGAAGATATTGCATTTGGTTAA
- a CDS encoding molybdopterin biosynthesis protein: MPKRNIYLRTMPPEEAVQLVRSNLDRRTLFGTEHIATHEAVGRTTASPIFAKYSSPTFHAAAMDGIAVKADSTFAAREDAPVSLEQDKDFLFVNTGNPLPDGMNAVIMIENVIQKDEVTALIDTPAFPWQHVRRIGEDIVATELLIPQNRELTPSDIGALLSAGIYEIEVREKPKAIFLPTGDEVLNFLDKPAPKAGQVIESNSQVFKAYADSWGIDAKWSAPVPDDEETLRSSVMNALRDNHIVIVGAGSSAGSKDYSKRVFESIGTVLVHGIAVMPGKPTLLAITDERSGHPGKLLVGAPGYPVSAIVCHEKILAPIVSWLQAKAMPERAETTVSLARKTPSKPGMREALRLAAGRIGDRIVAAPLARGAGMITTMTKAQAVAYIPEDVEGVEEGENINAELLVPADDLDRVLVHVGSHDNTIDLLANELMGLSVPMRLVSSHAGSMGGLTALKSGSALFAGAHLFDPETEDFNFPFIQKYLQGMDVTVLNLAIRHQGLIVAKGNPHNISGIDDLAHDGIVFINRQRGAGTRILLDHHVKTAGINPRDIQGYDNEEFTHMAVAVNVLTGAADCGLGIYAAAKALDLDFVPLAHERYDLIIPTQHLQDVRIQTLIKMIASDELKEKISELGGYETTLTGRIMQPGEGLGNTNG, encoded by the coding sequence ATGCCGAAGAGAAATATTTATCTAAGAACGATGCCTCCGGAAGAGGCTGTACAACTGGTCCGATCCAATCTCGACCGACGCACCCTGTTCGGCACCGAACACATTGCCACCCATGAAGCGGTGGGCCGGACCACGGCCAGCCCCATTTTCGCCAAATATTCTTCCCCCACGTTCCACGCCGCGGCCATGGACGGCATCGCCGTGAAGGCTGACAGCACCTTTGCCGCACGCGAAGACGCCCCTGTCTCACTTGAGCAGGACAAGGATTTTCTGTTCGTGAACACGGGCAACCCCCTGCCCGACGGCATGAACGCCGTGATCATGATCGAGAACGTGATTCAGAAAGATGAAGTGACTGCCCTCATCGATACCCCGGCTTTCCCGTGGCAACACGTTCGACGCATAGGCGAAGACATCGTCGCCACCGAGCTATTGATCCCGCAAAACCGCGAACTGACCCCAAGCGATATCGGCGCACTTCTCTCGGCAGGCATCTATGAGATTGAAGTCAGGGAAAAACCAAAAGCCATATTTCTGCCCACCGGCGACGAAGTGCTGAACTTCCTCGACAAGCCAGCGCCAAAAGCCGGACAGGTGATCGAATCCAATTCGCAGGTATTCAAAGCATACGCCGATTCATGGGGCATTGATGCCAAGTGGAGCGCCCCGGTCCCGGACGACGAGGAAACCCTGCGCTCCAGCGTAATGAACGCCTTGCGGGACAACCACATCGTCATTGTGGGCGCAGGGTCCAGTGCCGGTTCCAAGGATTATTCAAAGCGGGTGTTCGAGTCCATCGGCACCGTGCTCGTACACGGTATCGCCGTCATGCCGGGCAAGCCGACCTTATTGGCTATCACTGATGAGCGAAGCGGCCATCCGGGCAAACTGCTGGTAGGCGCTCCCGGCTATCCGGTGTCGGCCATTGTCTGCCACGAAAAGATTCTCGCTCCCATTGTCTCCTGGCTCCAAGCCAAGGCAATGCCCGAGCGGGCCGAAACAACGGTCTCACTCGCACGCAAGACCCCATCGAAACCCGGCATGCGCGAAGCTCTGCGATTGGCGGCTGGTCGCATCGGCGACAGAATCGTTGCCGCACCACTGGCCCGAGGCGCAGGTATGATCACCACCATGACCAAGGCGCAGGCCGTAGCCTACATCCCCGAGGACGTGGAAGGTGTCGAGGAAGGAGAAAACATCAACGCCGAGCTGCTGGTCCCTGCCGACGATCTGGATCGAGTGCTGGTTCATGTGGGGAGCCACGACAACACCATCGACCTGCTCGCCAACGAACTGATGGGGCTGTCTGTTCCCATGCGCCTTGTCTCCAGCCACGCCGGTTCCATGGGCGGGCTTACAGCGCTAAAAAGCGGCTCGGCCCTGTTTGCCGGAGCACATCTTTTCGACCCGGAAACCGAAGATTTCAACTTCCCCTTCATCCAGAAATACCTGCAGGGCATGGATGTCACGGTACTCAACCTTGCCATCCGCCATCAGGGATTGATCGTAGCCAAAGGCAACCCGCACAACATCAGCGGCATCGACGACCTGGCCCATGATGGCATCGTTTTCATCAACCGCCAACGAGGCGCCGGGACACGTATCCTGCTGGATCACCATGTCAAAACCGCAGGGATCAACCCTCGGGATATTCAGGGATACGACAACGAAGAATTCACCCACATGGCAGTGGCCGTGAACGTGCTGACCGGAGCGGCAGACTGCGGACTCGGAATCTACGCCGCTGCCAAGGCGCTCGATCTCGACTTTGTCCCTCTGGCTCACGAACGCTATGACCTGATCATCCCCACACAGCATCTTCAGGATGTTCGGATTCAGACTCTGATCAAAATGATTGCCTCCGATGAACTGAAAGAAAAAATCAGCGAACTCGGTGGATACGAAACCACGCTGACCGGTCGGATCATGCAACCGGGGGAAGGGCTGGGCAACACCAATGGCTAA
- a CDS encoding aminopeptidase yields MFTKSELRKYAETLWWGLSTARINPYKPGDYVLLRFDTDALPLAEVMFDLLMEKGLNPVPRQNMTANMEVSFYGKANEQQLTDIPSGDKEFMGGLNGLISLIAPSSLTHLQDIDPKKIGTAAVARKFMREIMEGREQTGDFGWTLCIYPTKALAESAGLSMEEFKEQVVKACFLDDDNPPARWDDIFNEAEKVKAWLNSLDIEHVRVQSENTDLIVVPGEDRRWLGVSGHNIPSFEIFLSPDWRGTEGVYYADQPSFRSGNYVEGVKLTFEKGVAVKTEAKVGDEFVAKQLTLDEGANRLGEFSLTDRRFSKINAFMANTLFDENFGGEHGNCHVAVGASYADTYAGDQSTFDKAKKKELGFNDSALHWDLVNTEQKTVTATLKGGEERVIYKNGEFQYE; encoded by the coding sequence ATGTTTACCAAGTCCGAACTGAGAAAATACGCCGAAACACTGTGGTGGGGACTGTCTACCGCTCGCATCAACCCATACAAGCCCGGAGACTACGTTCTTCTTCGGTTTGATACCGATGCACTCCCCCTTGCCGAGGTCATGTTCGACCTGCTCATGGAAAAAGGATTGAACCCCGTTCCTCGGCAAAACATGACTGCCAACATGGAAGTTTCCTTCTATGGCAAGGCAAATGAACAGCAGCTCACCGACATCCCTTCTGGCGACAAGGAATTCATGGGAGGTCTCAATGGACTCATCTCCCTGATTGCCCCCTCTTCCCTAACCCACCTGCAGGATATTGATCCCAAGAAGATCGGCACTGCGGCCGTGGCCCGCAAATTCATGCGCGAAATCATGGAAGGTCGCGAGCAGACCGGCGATTTCGGATGGACCCTGTGCATCTACCCGACCAAAGCGCTGGCAGAATCCGCAGGCCTGAGCATGGAGGAATTCAAGGAGCAGGTCGTCAAGGCGTGTTTCCTGGATGACGATAATCCACCTGCTCGCTGGGATGACATTTTCAACGAGGCCGAAAAGGTCAAGGCATGGCTCAACAGTCTTGATATCGAGCACGTTCGCGTTCAGTCCGAAAACACCGATCTCATCGTTGTTCCCGGCGAAGACCGCCGCTGGCTCGGCGTATCCGGCCACAACATTCCCTCTTTCGAGATATTCCTCTCCCCGGATTGGCGCGGCACCGAAGGTGTCTACTACGCAGATCAGCCCTCTTTCCGCTCCGGCAACTATGTCGAGGGCGTGAAGCTGACCTTTGAAAAAGGCGTCGCCGTCAAGACCGAAGCCAAGGTCGGAGATGAATTCGTAGCCAAGCAGTTGACCCTTGATGAAGGTGCCAACCGTCTTGGCGAGTTCTCCCTCACTGACCGCCGCTTCTCCAAGATCAACGCATTCATGGCCAACACCCTGTTCGATGAGAACTTCGGTGGCGAACACGGCAACTGCCACGTTGCAGTCGGCGCTTCTTACGCCGATACCTACGCCGGTGATCAGAGCACCTTCGACAAAGCCAAAAAGAAAGAACTCGGTTTCAATGACTCAGCCCTCCACTGGGATCTGGTCAACACTGAGCAGAAGACCGTCACCGCGACTCTCAAGGGCGGCGAAGAGCGAGTCATCTACAAGAACGGCGAATTCCAGTACGAATAA
- a CDS encoding indolepyruvate ferredoxin oxidoreductase subunit alpha yields MQAIPNYFLEGKMGYTITIDNDKCTGDGECVDVCPVEVFELQDGKAVAVNEDECLGCESCVEVCETDAITVEEN; encoded by the coding sequence ATGCAGGCAATCCCAAATTATTTTCTGGAGGGAAAAATGGGCTACACTATTACTATCGACAACGACAAGTGCACCGGTGACGGCGAATGTGTTGATGTTTGCCCTGTTGAAGTTTTCGAGCTTCAGGATGGCAAAGCTGTTGCAGTGAACGAAGATGAGTGTCTCGGTTGTGAGTCCTGCGTTGAGGTTTGCGAAACCGACGCTATCACCGTCGAAGAGAACTAA
- a CDS encoding YkgJ family cysteine cluster protein, producing MALDFTEYFKKYEAVVAEVDAVFDKFEKEMGEQVKCGKGCSDCCHALFDITLPEAIYINAKFNEKFSGMERSTIMDRADAADRQIHKLKRKVFKASQEGRPAQEILLEVSKARVRCPMLDDNDLCSIYEHRPITCRLYGVPTSIGGKAHSCSLSGFEGGEKYPTVNMDIIIDKLIGIGREMQKGINSRYKELGDMLLPLSMALVTEYDEHYLGVKTKEEAPAEKKAAAPQEIVAPGAAPKGDACSSCTESKSACETCETKTVVLGGE from the coding sequence ATGGCGCTTGATTTTACTGAATATTTCAAAAAATACGAAGCTGTCGTTGCGGAAGTTGATGCCGTATTCGACAAGTTTGAAAAAGAGATGGGCGAGCAGGTGAAATGTGGCAAGGGATGCAGCGATTGCTGTCATGCCCTGTTCGACATTACCCTGCCCGAGGCCATCTACATAAACGCAAAGTTCAACGAAAAGTTTTCCGGCATGGAGCGCAGCACCATCATGGATCGTGCTGATGCCGCGGATCGTCAGATTCACAAGCTCAAGCGCAAGGTTTTCAAGGCCAGCCAGGAAGGTCGCCCCGCACAGGAAATCCTGTTGGAAGTGTCCAAGGCGCGTGTCCGCTGTCCCATGCTCGACGACAACGATCTGTGCTCCATTTACGAGCATCGCCCCATTACCTGCCGGCTGTATGGTGTTCCGACATCCATTGGCGGTAAGGCGCATTCCTGCAGCCTGTCCGGTTTTGAGGGTGGAGAAAAGTATCCCACCGTGAACATGGATATCATCATCGACAAGCTGATCGGTATCGGCAGGGAAATGCAGAAAGGCATTAACAGCCGCTACAAGGAACTTGGCGATATGCTGCTGCCGTTGTCCATGGCGCTTGTCACCGAGTATGACGAGCATTACCTTGGTGTGAAAACGAAAGAAGAGGCTCCTGCAGAGAAAAAAGCTGCAGCCCCCCAAGAGATCGTGGCACCTGGAGCAGCTCCCAAAGGGGATGCCTGTTCTTCCTGCACCGAGTCTAAATCTGCCTGTGAAACCTGTGAGACCAAGACAGTAGTTCTTGGCGGCGAGTAA
- a CDS encoding tetratricopeptide repeat protein yields MEQFDNIDEYIADLKAKLAKNPSCGNTHYNLGVAYLSRRDFMEAEREFLEAVANSPKMAEGYVQLGGIALQRGDLESCLNYNIRASQERPFFAVPWGNIGFVKLQQGDVDQAHKALKKALKLDHDFLQAKATMTSVFIAMGDYEEADKMLKQVLDQVPEFAPAWNNKAIVDAHFEEWEDAKKCIAKAEEFGFDVDPEFKKEVESK; encoded by the coding sequence ATGGAACAATTTGACAATATCGACGAATACATCGCCGACCTCAAAGCGAAACTCGCAAAGAATCCCTCTTGCGGCAACACCCACTATAATCTGGGCGTGGCCTACCTGTCCCGCCGTGATTTCATGGAAGCCGAACGCGAATTTCTCGAAGCCGTTGCCAACTCTCCGAAGATGGCTGAAGGGTATGTTCAGTTGGGCGGTATCGCTCTGCAGCGTGGCGACCTCGAAAGCTGCCTGAACTACAACATCCGCGCTTCGCAGGAACGTCCTTTCTTTGCTGTCCCCTGGGGCAACATCGGATTCGTCAAACTGCAGCAGGGTGATGTCGACCAGGCGCATAAGGCCCTGAAAAAGGCCCTGAAGCTCGACCACGATTTCCTTCAGGCCAAAGCCACCATGACCTCTGTCTTCATCGCCATGGGCGATTACGAAGAAGCTGACAAGATGCTCAAGCAGGTTCTGGATCAGGTTCCCGAGTTTGCTCCGGCATGGAACAACAAAGCTATTGTGGATGCACACTTTGAAGAATGGGAAGATGCCAAGAAGTGCATCGCCAAGGCCGAAGAGTTCGGTTTTGACGTTGATCCCGAATTCAAGAAGGAAGTTGAATCCAAGTAG
- a CDS encoding DVU0298 family protein translates to MSRFRKVKMEVRDILMDDNWHDRLEELESRPPGELVPPLLSLRLDREEKVRWRSVTAFGLTVDRMAEASMEKARVIMRTCMWYMNEESGNLGWGIPHFMAEAMVRNEKVAKEYHKILASYIFCDEDCDGNFLDHPELRRDVFWGLARLAAEKPGYVEHGERFLVAALDEEDPYNRAYAAWVLGLIGAQGAREKLESLASDDTGIRTFIDNELVDTTVGALVERALGNL, encoded by the coding sequence ATGTCTCGATTTCGCAAAGTGAAGATGGAAGTTCGCGATATTCTGATGGATGACAACTGGCATGATCGCCTGGAAGAGCTGGAGTCCCGGCCTCCTGGAGAATTGGTCCCGCCGTTGCTTTCACTTCGTCTTGACCGAGAAGAGAAGGTGCGATGGCGTTCGGTTACTGCTTTCGGACTGACCGTCGATCGAATGGCCGAGGCTTCCATGGAAAAGGCCCGAGTCATCATGCGGACGTGCATGTGGTACATGAACGAGGAGTCTGGAAACCTCGGATGGGGCATTCCGCATTTCATGGCTGAAGCAATGGTCAGAAATGAGAAGGTGGCCAAGGAATACCACAAGATTCTGGCGTCATACATTTTCTGTGACGAAGACTGTGACGGCAACTTTCTTGATCATCCGGAGTTACGGCGCGATGTTTTCTGGGGACTGGCAAGGCTGGCTGCAGAAAAGCCTGGATATGTCGAGCATGGCGAACGTTTTCTGGTGGCGGCCCTTGATGAGGAAGATCCGTACAACAGGGCGTATGCAGCCTGGGTACTGGGTCTGATTGGGGCTCAGGGGGCTAGGGAGAAGTTGGAGAGTCTTGCGTCCGATGATACAGGCATCAGGACATTCATCGATAATGAGCTGGTTGATACCACTGTCGGAGCGCTTGTAGAAAGAGCACTGGGCAATCTGTAA